The following nucleotide sequence is from Vanrija pseudolonga chromosome 4, complete sequence.
TGACTGTTTTGAACCCCAGCCGCTCAAACAGCGCAATGGACGCTGTATTCTTCGAGCCAATCCGAGCTATGAGGTTGGCAGGAGGAATCTGCAGGTCTGAGTGAATGGCGTAGGTGAGGCTGCAGCTAGGTCAGCTGGGATCTGAGCAGACTGGGGACTGTGCCTCACAAGAGTTGCAGTGCCTCGAAGGCCAATCCCTTGCGACGGAAGTCGGCCTCTGCGAGAGGCGTTAGCGTGCCGAGGGCATGGCCAGGGGATTGCTCCTACCTGCAATCATAATCTCACACTCGACATCGTCTTGGGGCCCGTTGGGAAGAAACAGGTTGACGTCACCGATCATTCGGCACTTGGACAACTCTGACGGAGGAACAACAGGCGTGGTGGATGCTGGAAGTTCCGTCGGCCGTGCCAACAGGATGAAGGTAAGCTCTAAGGGAGAGCTGTTAGCGGAGTCCCAAGGCTCGGCAATAGAACCCTactgtcgtcgtcctgcTGCCATTTGCCTGAGGGCACGTCAGTGATGCTGGCGGTGGTCTGGTACCAACGCTGCATGTCTAGCTCTTCTTCGAATGTTAGAGGTTCAGAGGCTGTCAACTCCAAGAGCTCAGGCGACTTCATCCACTCGTGGTAGGTCTGCGGTTCCGGAGCGACATATTAGAAGGGTGTAACCGGGGGCACACTGCTTGAGAGGTTCTCACTTGGACATGCTCGACTCTACCAGGTGTCAGAATCGGCCTGTCAGAGTAAAGTCAGATATAAGACCGACCTGTAGGGCACGAGAATGACCTTGTCGCCATGTATGGTGATGTTCTCGTTGAGGAGCATGGTGTGGATATGCAGAAAGCAGAGAGCCAGAACCAAACAGTCTTGTCCGTACATGgagcctgctgctggacgCTGGCTGAGCTCTGAATTGCCGACCGTACCACGTTGTGTGGCGTGCCTGAAAATTACTCTGACAACCGACTGCATCATCGCCTGGGCTCACCACGTCCTGGCTGGCCGCGCGTCGCTGACATTCAACACATCAACTCTCTGGATTGCTACTCTGTCTTCACTTTGCGTCTACACACTCTCAACAGCTCCCCCAGTGCCCGTCACTGTAGAATAGAGCGTCGTCTGGCGCAGTAACTCTTCCTTTCACATACCACTCGGCCTACCGTCATTCAACAGGTCTAACCACCATGTCGTCTATCGGTACCGGTTACGACCTCTCGGTCTCGACCTACTCTCCAGATGGCCGTCTCTTCCAGGTCGAGTACGCCAACAAGGCTGTTGAGGCCGCAGGGTGAGTTTGGCCTCGCATCATGGTAGCGTTCCTTTCTTACACCTTTAGTGTCGCTGTCGGTATCCGCTGCAAGGAtggtgtcgtcctcggtgtTGAGCGCCTTCTCCACTCCAAGCTTCTGGTCAAGGGCGCGAACAGGAGGATACagtcggtcgacgagcacatTGGTCTTGCCACTGCGGGTCTCCTCGCGGATGGGAAGCACATTGCCAGCAGGCTGAGGGACGAGGCCTACAACTTCCGCGACACCTACAACGCGCCGGTCACCCTGCAGGTGAGCCATTGGCCTTGACGGTCTCCACTGTGAACTAATACTTGTCCTAGATTCTCTCTGACCGCCTGTCGGGATACGTCCAGGCCTACACCTGCTATGGATCCGTCCGCCCCTTCGGCGTCTCGAGTCTcgttgccggcgtcgacaagaGCGGCCCCCGTCTCTTCTGCATCGAGCCCTCGGGCGTGTACTACGGCTACCGCGCTTGCGCAacgggcaagggcaaggccctCGCGAAGACGGAGCTCGAGA
It contains:
- the Nat9 gene encoding N-acetyltransferase 9, with product MLLNENITIHGDKVILTYHEWMKSPELLELTASEPLTFEEELDMQQLTFILLARPTELPASTTPVVPPSELSKCRMIGDVNLFLPNGPQDDVECEIMIAEADFRRKGLAFEALQLFLTYAIHSDLQIPPANLIARIGSKNTASIALFERLGFKTVKVVSVWDEVEMRWGWDTAAEAVKGTSADWPSALLDGRLGSYEARS
- the psmA3 gene encoding Proteasome subunit alpha type-3, producing the protein MSSIGTGYDLSVSTYSPDGRLFQVEYANKAVEAAGVAVGIRCKDGVVLGVERLLHSKLLVKGANRRIQSVDEHIGLATAGLLADGKHIASRLRDEAYNFRDTYNAPVTLQILSDRLSGYVQAYTCYGSVRPFGVSSLVAGVDKSGPRLFCIEPSGVYYGYRACATGKGKALAKTELEKLVAAEADGGSAITCKEAVREIARIIYLVHDDNKDKDFELEMTWVSPESGFKHQTVPADLLAEAEAAAKAALEEGMEED